GGCGTAGCCCCGCTTCTCCCCGCGCGCGGCGAAGCGGAGGCCCTCGAGGTGGAACTGGTGGAAGAGGGTGAATCCGTCGTACATGTTCTCGAACGACAGGTCATCCGGCCCGATGCCGGCGCCCTCGTAGAGGATCCGCCCCATCCTGTCGCTTGCTCGTTCCCACTGCTCGAGTCTGGCCTGCACGCCCTGCAGCTCTGGCCTGGTCTGACCGTGGCTCAGGACGTAGGCGGGCTTCGGCTTGTGGTTCTTCGCACGCTCGGGGGTCGTGAAGACGACCGCGAGCGCTGCCTGGATGGGCAGGTCATTGTCGTAGATGTTCGCGGGCTTCGCGATCCAGCGGCCCTGGAGGTAGTCCTCCTTCGTAATCATCTCCGGCCGGTGCTGGGTGTAGTAGCCGTCCGGATTCATCAGGCCGTTGCGACGCTCTTCCACGATGAAGGGGGCCATCATGTCGTGGCTCTTGCCATACTTCTGGCAGTACTCCTCGAAGACCATCGCGGTGGTGGCGCAGGCCGGCGTGCCCCAGATACCGCCGTACTTCGCCGGGCTGGCGACGGTGTCGCGCGCCGCGGCGCCCTGGCCGACGTAGTACCGCCCGGCGAGGTTGTGCCAGCCGCGTACCACGAGGCAGGTGTTGGTGAGGCCGCGAGCGACCGCTTCGGCCGCGGTGGTGAACGACACCGACATGCAGATCGGGCCGTACATCTTGAACGTTACGTTCGTGAGTTCCGGCATATTCAGCAGGATCCAGTCGATGTCCCCGCGCGTGATGCCCGCCTGGGGGAAGTCGACCATCTTGAAGACGCGATCCCAGCCCGGCGGCGGCGGCGTGTTCGGATCATTCGAGACACCCGTGGTCGACTCAGCGGTCAAGACGATGCCGTCGATCTCGCTCGGCGAGATGCCGGCGTCTTCGATCGCCTCGCGGATCGCGATGATGGTGAGGGCGCCCATGCTGGTCTCGGGCTTCTCGTCCCAGCGCCGGGCGGTGGGTGAAGTCCCGACGCCCGTGGCGCAGACCTTTCCTCGGCCTTCCCAGAGGCCAAGCCCCTCGCGGTTGCGATGCCAAGCGTTCGGCGCGATCGGAATTGGTGGCACTCCTCGGGCTCCTTGAAAGTCTCCGACGGTTGCGCGGCGCTCGGGGAAAGTCTCCGACGGTTGCGCGGCGCGCGGGTGGCTGAGCCGGGTTCCCTTAGCTCACGACCCGCCATTCGGGAACCTTTTGCCCCGTGACCGGTGTCGTTTCGAAGATCACCTCGACGGCCGCGCCGATGGGGACCTCGTCGACGGGAACGCCCGGGAGGTGCGAGTACATCGTCAGCTCAGGCTCTTCGTCGAGCGAGATGGTCGCGACGTTGAAGGGCTGGTCGGGGATGAGTCTGCTCACCGGGCTGTCGTACACGACGACGCGGCTCACGATGCGGCCACGACCGGCAATTTCGCGCCATGCGAGCGCCCGGTTCCCGCACTTCGGGCACATCGCCCGCGGCGGGAACTGGAAGCGATTGCACACGGCGCAGTGCTGGACCACCAGCCGCTCTTCGTTGCAGGCGTCGTAGAACGGCCTGTCGAGGTCATCGGGGACCGGGGATTGCTTGGGCACGCTCCATCTCCATGGACACCGCCGACCCCTGATGGGCGGGGCGCTCTCGCTCACGGGCAGGGCACGTCTCGTTGACTCACCGATCTTTCGTCATTCGCCCCCTGTGTGCAACGTGAATGAACACGGCGACGTGAGCAGGTAGACGCAGTTTGGGGCGAAGGCCGCGCGCTTCGTCGGTGCAGACCCCAAACACCACGCGGCTTCCATGCCGGTGCCCAGCTCAAGCCTCGCCGGCAGGCGGAGCCCCGGTGCGTAAGTTTATCTGCATGCTGATTATGTGCCCGCTGGCCAGCCGGCCGGCTGCCCCAACGATCTCGTCGCCCGCGGACTTCGTACGCTCGATCCTGTAGATTGTGTGGCGTTTCTATAGAATCTACGTAGGCCGGCCATCCTCCTGGCAGAGCGTCCGGGCATACCTGCTGCCGGCGCGGCGCTGTTGCGTGCCGGATCCGGCCACCGCATGGACATGTGCAGGCATAGGTGTAGATCGAGGACGACCGTGTTCGTGGCCGCTGCCGGCGGCCTCCTGGTTAGCGTGCTCGGCAGCCCAGTCGGCAACCTGCCAGCGCGAGCGCAGGTCGAGCTTGTCGAGGATGTGATGGACATGGACGCCCACCGTGCGCACCGCGATGGCCAGAGCGGATGCGATCTGACGATCGCTGTAGCCCTTGGCGAGCAAGCGCGTCACGTCCCGTTCACGGGGCGTGAGCGGTTCATGCACGCGATCGGGTAACGCTGCCTGGTTCACGGCGGCCGCTTGTGCAGACGGCTCCATGCTGTTCAGCGCCTCCGCCACCGCCTGGTCCAGCGTCAGAGCGCGGCCCGCCGCCCACGCGGCGGCGAACTCGACCCCCTGAAAGCCCGGCGCGGATCGTTGCCGTCACCCGCTGATCGGTGGCGCGGTCCCTGGGCGGCGAACTGGCGCCGAGCATCGCCCGCAGTCCTTCGGCGGCGCCAAGCAGCCGCGCCGCCTGCCGCGGCCGTGGCTCGGCCGCGATCGCGGTCGCCCCCCGAATGCCTTGCACCAGAAACACCCAATCGCCCACCTGGAGGTGGCCGGCCAATCCTTCCCGAACGTTTGCGGCGGCCTGCTCGTGATCACCGGCATAGTGAAGGAACGTCCCCAGCATCGTTCGCGCCATCGCGACGGTGCGCAGATCGCCCTGCTGCTGGGAGCGCTGCCGGCACTCCTCGAGCAACGTGCAGGCCCGCTGGTAGTCACCCTGATTTCCCCGTGTCGTGCCGAGCGCCAGGAGCACCAGCGCAATCCCGGGTTCGTCGGCCAACTCGCGAAACCGCGCCAGGCTCTCCTCCAGCAAATCGGCCGCCTCGCCAGTGGCGATCCGGCGCATCTGGACTATCCCCAGCCAGACGAGCGTCTCGGCGATCCCCCGCCGATCCGCCGCCGCTTCAGCGGCCGTCAGGCTCTCCGCCAGCAAGGGGATCGCTCCGTCGAGGTCGCCCTGCCACTGGGCCAGCCTGCCCGCCGCGATCAGCACCTGCCGGCGCAGCGCGGGCGCGATGCCGTTGACCGGTCTCGCGAGCGCCGCCTCGAGGGCTTGCCGCCCTTCGCGCAAATGCATGTGGCCTTCCCAGAACGGGGCCAACGCCACGACCAACCGTGCCTCGGTCTCGAGCTCGCCCAATGCGGTCGCCCAGCTCAGTGCGGCGCGCAGATTTCCCGACTCGCGTTCCAGGCACGCCAGCCAGGCAACCTGATCCGGACCGCGCAGGTGCGGCGCCGCCCGCTCAGCCAGCGCCAGATACCGGGCCGCGTGGCGGACTCGTGTCGCCTCCAGCTCGCCCTTCGCCGTGCGTTCGATCGCGTACTGCCGCACTGGCTCGAGCAGACGGTAGCAAGCAGTCCCCGTCTCCTCCTCAACCAGCACCAGCGACTTGTCCAGGAGCTCGGTCAGCAGATCCAGCACATCCGCAGCCTGTACGTCAGGGCCGACACCGATAGCCTCCGCTGCGGCGATATCGCAGCCGCCGGCGAACGTCGCCAAACGGCGGAACAGCGCCTGCTCGGGCACGGTTAGCAGCTGGTAGCTCCAGTCCAGGGTGGCACGCAGCGTCTGCTGCCGCGTCGGCGCTGCCCGGCTGTTCCCGGTCAGCAATTGGAGGCTGTCGTCCAGACGCTCCAGGATCTGCGCGACCCCGAGCACGCGCACGCGAGCCGCCGCCAGCTCAAGCGCCAGAGGTATCCCATCCAGACGGGCACAGATGCCGGTTACGGCGTCGACGTTTCCCGCCGTGAAGTTGAAGTCCGCGTTGACAGCGCGGGCGCGCTCCACGAAGAGCTGTACGGCCGGGCACCGTGCCAGCTCCGCGGGGGAAGCGGGTTGGTCGGGGTCGGGCAGCGCCAGCGGTGGCACGCGCCGCTGGTACTCTCCGGCGAGTTGCAAGGGCTCACGGCTTGTGGCGAGGATCCGCAGGCTGGGACAGCCGGCGAGCAGGCGCTCGGCGAGTTCAGCACAAGCGGCGATCAGGTGCTCGCAGTTGTCGAGCACAAGCAGCAACGACCGCCTGCACAGGGCGTCTGCCAGGCGATCGAGCGCCGTGGCGCCCGCGACTTCGGGTAGGTCGAACACCGCGGCGACCGCCTGCGGAACCAGCGCAGGGTCGGCGATGGGGGCAAATTCGACCAACCACACGCCATCCGGGAACGTGGCGCGTAACGCCTCAGCGGCGGCGAACGCCAGTCGCGTCTTACCACCACCGCCGATGCCGGTCAGCGTGACCAGACGGCCGGCGTGGTTGGAGACCAACTCGACCAGCGCGCCGAGCTCGCGCTCCCGCCCGATCAGACGTGTACGCGGCGCCGGCAGATTTGACCGGGGCGTGGCGCGAGGTAGTCGCGGTGACTGCTCGCTCCGGCCGGCGCGTGGTGAACGCGCCAGTGCGATGAACGCCGTACGTTCGTCAGGCTCGAGCTGAAGCGCCTCAGCCAGGCGGTCCACGGTATAGGGATAAGGGCGTTGCCTTCGCCCCCGTTCAAGGGCGGCGATCGCCGAGGCACTGGCCCCAGCCCGTTCGGCCAGTGCCTGGTGGGTGAGTCCCGCTCGTTCGCGATACCACCGCAAACGAGGGCCAAATCCTGGCTCGGCGTCATCCATGAGGCAGTGCATCCTGACGGAAGGAGTGTCCGTGACCACCAGCAGCTCCGGCATCGACCTCGCGGCTCTCGCCTGGCGCAACAAGAAGAACCTCGACGCGACAAAGGATGGCGCGAAGGTTAGCTATCGCTTTCTCTGGGACGATGGGTACTACGGGGAGAGCATCCTCTTGATCGGTGACGGCCACGATAAGCCGCTGGTCAGGCTCCTGGATGGCGTGCCGGACGCCGTCTGCAGCGGCCTCATCAAGGTCACGAAGGGATCACGGAAGGACGATCCGGGCACCTTGACGGTCACCGGTGCCACGACGAAGCAGCATCGCGACGCTACACGGCCGCAGAATTACTTCGACCGGATGATCAGCAAGATTTCGGACAAGAAGGTCGTACACGCCCGATCGCTCGCCTGACCTGCAGCACGGTACGCCCGGCGGCCCGGTCCTATCCGCGCAGCGGTCGCTACGTCTCACCCGTTTGCCCCGCAGCACCGCGCAAAGCAGTACCTGTCTGAGGGAGGCACCGGCATGGGTCGGTATTCGGAGCTCGACTACGACGCCATCACCAGGCAGAACCGGAGGATCGTCGACGCCACGCAGGACGGCGGCAAGATCCGCTCGCTCTACTTCGGAGACGTCATCCTGCTTGGCGACGGCCACGCTTCGGCGGCGGTCAAGCGCGTGACGGCCAACCGCTGCACGACCGCCGAGATCACCGTCACGAAGGGGAAGGGGCTGGACCCTGGAACCCTCATGGTCAGTGGCGCCCGGGTCGGGAGCTGGTACCTCGAACAGGAGGTGCGCAGGTTCTCGAAGAAGAAGATCGTCTGGGTGTAGCGGCAGAAGCGTCACCCGCCGATCGAAGCGGTAGTGCGCCGGCTCGCCCACGCCAATGACCGTGTCGCTGGTGGCCCTAACCACGCTGCCGGCCTTCCGTATGACGCCGAAGAGGAGTGTTCATCATGTCGGACGCAACGGAACTCAACGGCCTCGAGTTTCTCGGCAAGTGCTACGATCTGCTCTCGCTCGATCCGCTCAACCTGGGCGGTTTGGCCAAGACCGTAAACGCGATCGATGTCGCACGCGCGGGCGGCGGCAGCTACGAGCAGGGCAGCTACGTGGTGCCGAACGGCGTCAGCCTGCAGTCGCCGTTCAACACGGAGGCGAAGACCTTCCGCTCCCTCGTCCAGAACAGCTACGACTTTCAGAACGAATTCAGCTCGACGCTGGAGCTGAATGCTGGGATCGAAGGGTGCTTTGAGTTCAGCACCAGCAACAGCTTCAAGGAGATCACCCAGGCGTCACAGTCGCGCAAGCAGGTCTCGACCTACGCCATCGTCTACGTTCAGAACCACGTCGTCGCGCTGGACCTGGACGGCCCGGACGAGAAGCGCATCAGCACCGCTTTTGCCCACGCCGTGAAGGGGCTTCCGGGGGGAATGGGGGCGCAAGCGGAACAGCGGGCCTACTCGGAGTTCATCCGGAAGTTCGGCACGCACTTCACCCGCCGAGTGTCGCTGGGCGGCATGGCCTACTCGCGCGTCAGCGGTCTCACCACGAAGGTGCTCGCGTCGCGGGAGCGGGAAGACGAGTTCACGGCGAAGGCGAAGCTCGAGATGGACATCTTCAAGTCCGGCGCAAGCCTCTCGGAAACGCGCAAGCAGTTGCAAAAGTCCGACGAGGAGAACGAAATCGAGCGGGGCATCGTCGTCTTTCGCGGCGGTATCGGCAGCATGCACGAGATCGCCGATGAGTGGTTCAGCGGCCTGCAGGAACGTCCCGCGCCGATCCCGGCCGGCACGGAGCTCGCACGGTTGTCAGAACTGCTCACCGCCGACTTCTTCCCGAACGATCCGGCGATCGCCGGCAAGCGCCGATCGCTGGACGAGGCGGTAGACCAGTACATCATCAGCAGCGGCGGCGCCCTCGATGGCACCATTCGCTACGGCGACAAAGTCGTCCTCTACAACGCGCCATACGAGCGGGGGAAGCCGCTGGACTATCAGCTCAAGCTGAACAACACCAATCCGAACGGTTCCGCGGTATACATGGCCAAGGTGGATCGATCGACTCCGAACCCGGTGGCCACGATGACGGTCGTTGACCCGCAGGGACGCTGGGGCGCGGCGGGCCAGCAGCCGCACGAGGTGATGGCCGCCCGGGAGACGCAGATCGGCCTGCGAGTTGAGGGCGGCAACGGTTCCGGGCAACGCTACCTCAGCACGAAGCCGTTCGATAGCGCGGCGCAGACGGCGATCGCCGCGTTCTCGCCGAATCCGAACGATCCGCAATGCCTCTGGTCGCTCTGTGTCGCCGGCGAGGTCGCCGGCAACGGCACGCGCATCGCGCGGCCGCTTGTGTCGGGTGACTGGGTCTCCATTACCCGCGAGGATGCGCCGGCGCGCGCATTCCTGACCTTGAACGGTCAACCAGTGACCCCGGGCGAGCAACCCGGCCTCCGCGCGGTGATGACCGGCAATCCGTGGTTCGACCACAGCGACGGGAACGCGCGGAGATTCGTCATCCAGAAGGTCAAGTAGGCCCTGGAGACGAGCAATCGCAGCGTCGCCGGCTCACGCGGAATGAAGCCGCTGGGCCGGCGACCCGCCCCTGCGTTGTGCGCACCGTGCCAATGCCTGGGCTCCCGGCGCGGCGCCGTGCGCCCGGGGCAATAGTCGGAGCGACGATGATGAGCGAGCTCAACCACGATCCGGCCGCGGGCTGGCAGTCGCCGGTGCCCGGCGCCGTGATCACGCAACTGTACGGCCCCGGCAACACGGATCCCGGTGTTCGGCACCTGTACCGCAAGGGCTACCACACCGGCATCGACTTCGGCGGGGTGTCCGAGCGCACACCCGTGCTTTCGCCCAGTAACGGAACGGTCAGCCTCGCCGCAACGAACGCGGGCTACGGCGAGTGCGTGATCGTGGAGCGAAGCGACGGCGTCGAGGTGCTCTTCGGCCATCTCTGCCGGATCGACGTGGCGGTGGGCCAGCGGATCGCCGCTGGGCAGGCGGTCGGCGGCATCGGCACGACCGGCGTCTCGACGGGCGTGCACCTGCACCTGGAATACCGCCGGCACGGCGAGGACATCGATCCCGCGCCGTTCCTGCACGCGGGCCAGGCCGGGCAGGCAGCCGCCGTTGCTGAGCCGCCGGCTCTTCCGGCCCGCGTGCTGGTCAACGCCAACCTGCGCGGGCGGCTGGGTGAGGACGCTGCCGTGCTCGGCGTGGTTCCTGCCGGCGCGGCCGTCGCGCTGCGCCACGACGCCTACTATCCTGTCCGCTGGAACGGACGCGACGGCTGGCTGTGGGGAACGTTTCTGGAGTTCGCTGCCGGCGACGCGGCGTCCCCCGGCGAGCAGTCGCCCGCCGCGGCCGACGTCCAAACGGCGGAGCGCCGCGGCCACACGACCGCCGAGCTCAATCTGCGTGCCGGTCCCGGCACCATTCACCCTGTGCTCCGCACACTGCCGCCCGGCACGAGCGTCGGCGTGCTGGCCGAGCGGGGTGAGTGGCTCCAGGTTCAGGCTTGCGGCACAGAGGGATACGTGCACCGCGGCTTCGTCGCCTTTGGGCACGAGCCTCTGCCGGAAGGCTTCCTCAGAGGCAGGCCGGACTTTGCGAACGTACCGCTCGCACCGGCGCCGTCGGAGCACCTGGTGGCCCCGGCCATGACCGACACCGAGCGGCTGGTCGCGGAGACGTGGAACCGCTACGGCGGACTGCTCATCGCTCTGTCCAAAGAGCTGTGCATCGACCCGGCGACCGCGGTGGCCGTGCTGACGATCGAGGCCGGCGGCCGGGCGTTCCCGGCGGATGGCCGGATGATCATCCGCTTCGAGAACCACATCTTCCATGACGAGTGGGGCGGGCACGCTCCCGACGCGTTCGCCCGGCACTTCGCATCGGGCGACGAACAGCCCTGGCAGGGTCATCTCTGGCGGCCGTCTCCGGCGGAGGCGTGGCGCGAATTCCACGGCGACCAATCGGCAGAATGGCAGGTATTCGAGTTTGCCTGCGGCCTCGACGACACCGCCGCGAAACGGGCGATCAGCATGGGAGCGCCGCAGATCATGGGGTTCAACCACGCCGCGATCGGCTACGCGTCGGTGCAGGCGATGTTCGACGCCTTCTCGTGCAGCGCGCAGGCGCAGCTGATCGGCTTCTTCGACTTCGTCCGGGGCGCATCCGCCGACTCGCCGCGCCTGCTGGCCCTGCAGCGCCAGGACTTCCACGCGTTTGCCGCGCTGTACAACGGCTCCGGTCAGGCCGCGACCTATGCCGGCATGATGGAAAACGTCTTCAACGCCTTCCAGCGGTTGCGGTGAGCCTGAGCCGCGCCGGCGGAGCGGTACACACCGCGGCGCCACGCCGCCCGGGGCCGGTGCGCCTTGATGAAGCGCTTCTCCCCGGCCGCCCCCTGGCGCGCTCAGGCAATAGGTCATGGAACCGCAGTCCACGGCGAACGTGCGCGGCGGCGCCGGCCGCTGCCTCTCCCTGAACAGGAGCGCTGCCGATACGCCAACCGACACGCAGGACGCCACGGTAAGACCTGATCAATCAGACGGCTTGAGGAGCAGGTCCGGCGCTCCCGCTCCTGCGGGCCCAGATGCGCCGGCTCAGAGCAGAGGACTGCCCGGATCCAATCCGAAGAGGACCCGGCCGGCGGTCTCCCAGCGGCCGTCCTGCACCTGCAGGTGCTGCGCGGCGGTGTGCAGGTCGCGCCAACAGCGTTCGAGCGGCGACGACTGGAAGATTGCGCTCGACCCCGCGAGCCGGTAGAGCGTATCTGCGGCAGTCACGCTGTTCTCAACCGCGGTCAGGCATGACAGGCGGAGCACGGCCAGGGCCTCCGGCGTGAGTTCACATCGGCGCGAGGCGGCGTCCCAGATCGCCTGAACGTTCGCGTACCAGAAGGTGCGGGCGGAGCGCACGAGCGCCTCCGCGTGCGCCAGGCCGACCTGGGCCTGGACCTGCTCGCTCAGCCGTGGCCCGAACGGGCGTTCCTTGGCGAGCGCAAGCTGCCGGAACTCCTCGATCGCCCGGCGCGCGAGTCCGAGGCACACCGGCGGCGACTGCGCGAGCCCGACGAGGGAGAAGAACGGGATGTTGGTGAGGCGTACCTCGCGCACGTGTCGCGGGCCCGCGGGGAGGGCGAAGCCGCCGGTCATCTCGTCGGGGACGAAGACGCCGTCCACATACAGGTCCTGGGTGCCCGTCGCACGCAGGCCGGTGACATACCAGGTATCGATGATCTGGACATCGGCCGGCGGCAGGAAGGCGATCACCATCTCAGGCTGTCCGCCGTCATCCAGACGTGGGGCGCCGTCGGCGACGATCGGCGCGGCCGCCGCGATCCACGTGGCGTTGGGGGCGCCGCTGTTGAAGGCCCATCGCCCCGTAAGCCGGTAGCCGCCCTCCGCTCGCTCGGCGCGCACGCCGAACGCCGGTGCGCCGGCGATCAGGGCCGAGCCGCTTCCGAGCACCCGGGCGGCCGATGCCTCAGGCAGCACGGCCGTGAAGAGGCCATTGGCGATGCCCAGGGCCACGGTCCAGCCCGTGGATCCGTCGTGCCGTGACACCTCCTCGACGACGCTGAGCGCGTCGGGCAAGGGCAGATCGAGCCCGCCGAACGCTCTCGGCGTGTAGATCGAGAACAGCCCGCCCTCCATGAGCCGTTCGACGAGCTCGTCTGGAAGCCGACGCTCGGCTTCGGCCTGGGCCGCCATCAGGCGGATCTCATCCGCCACCGGCCGCACGAGTTCTTCAGCATTGACAAGCGCGATCATGAGCGTCTCCTCCGTCTGGCTTTACGGTGGCGGTGCTGGGCTCCGGCCGGACGCCCGGACGCGCCTCCGCAAAGACCACGTTACGAGGGCGCGCTCCGCCTGCCATCGCGGTGATCGACCAAACGGGAGCGCCGCGTTGTGGTTAGTTCTGACCAGATGGGCGTCGGGCGAGGCCCTGTTCCACCGCGAAGGCGGCCAGGCTGGCGCGCGAGGAGACGCCGAGCTTTTGGAGCATGTTCTGGACGTGGCGGGCGACCGTGTGCTCGCTGATGACGAGCGCGGCGGCGATCGCTTTGTTCGTCTCGCCTGCCGCGATCAGGCCGAGTACCTCGACCTCCCGCCGGGTCAATCCGCCCGCCGCTGCCGGGGCGAGGGAATCGGCATCCAGTCGTGCCAGGTCGGGCACCGCCCCGAGACGTTCGAAGACCCAGCGCGCCGCGTCGACCTCCATGGCCGCCGACTCGTCGTCGCCAACGGCGCGGCAGGCCATCCCGATCAGGACACGTACCCTGGCGGCTTCGTATGGCGCTTCGACCTGCTGCCATGCCGTCCAGGCGCGGCGCAGCGGCGCCAGCGCGGCGCGCGACTCTCCTCGCGCGATCAGGACGCTGCCTGCCGCGCGGTCGGCCAGCGCCCGCAGCGGCACTGCCGTGAGTACCGCCGTCAGCTCGGCAAGCTCGTCCGCGGCCTTCTGGGCTGCGGCGGTGTTGCCCATGCCCAACAGGATCTCAACGTGGGCGGCGAGCAACTCGATTCGGCGCGCGGGTGCCGTGCCGAGCTCGTCCAGCGCTCGCCGGATCGCCGCCTCCGCCGCGTCCGTCTGTCCGCGGACAAGCCAGAGCAGGGCGATCCCGGGCTCAGGCGGCCTCCCCAGCCGGCTGGCCTGCCGGTAGGCCTCCTCGGCGGCTGTGAAGTCGCCGCGCAGGCGGTGCAGCTCGCCGAGCTGGTAGAAGGCGTCGGCCGGTCCCTCGGGGCTGGCCGGCAGCGACAGCCAGGCGCAGGCGCGCCGTGCCTCAGTGAGGGCATCCTCCCAGTCGCCGCGCAGCCGCATCAGCTCCACACGGTGCACCAGGCACGGCCCGCGGTACGGCACCAGGTCGGGCTGGCCGTCACACCAGCGCGAGAGGACGGCGGTCCATTCGCGCGCCCGGCGCACGTCGAACACCTCCTGGCAGGCCTCCAACACCCCGCAGTAGACGTGACCCACCAGCATGGGGGACGCTTCCCCCGCGGTAAGGGCGAGCATCACCTCGTCGAGGGTGGCCATGCCTTCGGCGTGCAACCCCAGCCGGATCAAGGCGCGGCCGCGTCCGTGTCCAGCCATGGCCAGCAGGGTTGGGTCGGCAAAGCGCCTCCCAATCGCTAGCGCCTCAGCGAAAATGCTGCAGGCGGCGTCGACATCGCCCGCCCAGAGCTTCTCCATGCCGGCCGGAACAAGCAGATAGCCCCACTCGACACAGTCGGCACCACGCTCGGAGAGCAGGCTGCGCGCCCGCGCAAACCAGCCGCCCGCCTGGCCCATCTCGTCGGTGAAGATCATCTGGTGGCCGAGCCAGAAGGCGAAGCGGACCGCCCGGGTCACATCCGCGTGGCGGAGCGACTCCCGGTAGCCGCGCGCCAGCAGCTCACGGCACTCCGTCTCCTCGCCAACGAGATGGGCGACGACGGCGTAGCGCTCGACGTCATCGAGCGAGAGCGCGCCTGCATCGCTTGCCTTCGCGTACGCGGATCGAGCTACGCCCCAGGCCCGGCGCGCGAACGCCGCACGCGCTTCGTCGATGGACATCCCAACATCACGCCGCATTCCACGCCGCCACGATGCGTACGCCGCGCAGGCAGGCGGAACCCTGCGCGCAAGTGTATATGTAGTCCTCAGCCTGTGCGCCGCCGGTCTTGAGTCTTGCCAGGGCGATCGCCTGCCGCCGTGTGCGGAGGCTCAGGAGTCTCGTGTCAGCAAGCCTCAAGCCGCACAGATCGGCAGGCATCACCGCAGCCCAGCCGCCGGCCACGTCCGCCGCGCTGGCCCTGAACGCGCCGGCTCGGCGCTCCTTACGAGGGCTGGAGGCGCAACAGGTCTGCGTTGAACGTTTTCGACGGGCGCATCACCGCCTCCGCCCTGGCGGGATCGGGGCGGTAGTAGCCGCCGAGGTCCACCGGGTGGCGCTGGACGGCAAGCAACTCCTCGGCGATCGTCGGCTCGTGGGCCCGCAGCGTCTTGGCGAGGTCCGTGAAGGCGGCGGCGAGTTGCGGATCCTCATGCTGCGCCGCCAGCTCCTCGGCCCAGAACAACGCCAGGTAGAAGTGGCTGCCGCGGTTGTCGATCTGTCCCACGCGACGGGCCGGCGCCTTGTTCTCGTTCAGGTATTTCGCCGTGGCCCGGTCCAGCGTGTCGGCAAGAATCTTGGCGCGGGCGTTGCGCGTGGTGCGCGCCAGGTGGTCGAAGCTCGCGGCCAGCGCCAGGAACTCCCCGAGGCTGTCCCAGCGCAGGTAATCTTCCTTGAGCAGTTGCTCCACGTGCTTGGGCGCCGAGCCGCCGGCGCCCGTCTCGAACATGCCGCCCCCGGCGATCAGCGGCACGACGGACAACATCTTGGCGCTGGTGCCCAGCTCCATGATCGGGAAGAGGTCGGTGAGGTAGTCGC
This region of Dehalococcoidia bacterium genomic DNA includes:
- a CDS encoding helix-turn-helix domain-containing protein encodes the protein MDDAEPGFGPRLRWYRERAGLTHQALAERAGASASAIAALERGRRQRPYPYTVDRLAEALQLEPDERTAFIALARSPRAGRSEQSPRLPRATPRSNLPAPRTRLIGRERELGALVELVSNHAGRLVTLTGIGGGGKTRLAFAAAEALRATFPDGVWLVEFAPIADPALVPQAVAAVFDLPEVAGATALDRLADALCRRSLLLVLDNCEHLIAACAELAERLLAGCPSLRILATSREPLQLAGEYQRRVPPLALPDPDQPASPAELARCPAVQLFVERARAVNADFNFTAGNVDAVTGICARLDGIPLALELAAARVRVLGVAQILERLDDSLQLLTGNSRAAPTRQQTLRATLDWSYQLLTVPEQALFRRLATFAGGCDIAAAEAIGVGPDVQAADVLDLLTELLDKSLVLVEEETGTACYRLLEPVRQYAIERTAKGELEATRVRHAARYLALAERAAPHLRGPDQVAWLACLERESGNLRAALSWATALGELETEARLVVALAPFWEGHMHLREGRQALEAALARPVNGIAPALRRQVLIAAGRLAQWQGDLDGAIPLLAESLTAAEAAADRRGIAETLVWLGIVQMRRIATGEAADLLEESLARFRELADEPGIALVLLALGTTRGNQGDYQRACTLLEECRQRSQQQGDLRTVAMARTMLGTFLHYAGDHEQAAANVREGLAGHLQVGDWVFLVQGIRGATAIAAEPRPRQAARLLGAAEGLRAMLGASSPPRDRATDQRVTATIRAGLSGGRVRRRVGGGPRSDAGPGGGGGAEQHGAVCTSGRREPGSVTRSRA
- a CDS encoding acyl-CoA dehydrogenase family protein, whose amino-acid sequence is MIALVNAEELVRPVADEIRLMAAQAEAERRLPDELVERLMEGGLFSIYTPRAFGGLDLPLPDALSVVEEVSRHDGSTGWTVALGIANGLFTAVLPEASAARVLGSGSALIAGAPAFGVRAERAEGGYRLTGRWAFNSGAPNATWIAAAAPIVADGAPRLDDGGQPEMVIAFLPPADVQIIDTWYVTGLRATGTQDLYVDGVFVPDEMTGGFALPAGPRHVREVRLTNIPFFSLVGLAQSPPVCLGLARRAIEEFRQLALAKERPFGPRLSEQVQAQVGLAHAEALVRSARTFWYANVQAIWDAASRRCELTPEALAVLRLSCLTAVENSVTAADTLYRLAGSSAIFQSSPLERCWRDLHTAAQHLQVQDGRWETAGRVLFGLDPGSPLL
- a CDS encoding LuxR C-terminal-related transcriptional regulator; its protein translation is MEPSAQAAAVNQAALPDRVHEPLTPRERDVTRLLAKGYSDRQIASALAIAVRTVGVHVHHILDKLDLRSRWQVADWAAEHANQEAAGSGHEHGRPRSTPMPAHVHAVAGSGTQQRRAGSRYARTLCQEDGRPT
- a CDS encoding N-acetylmuramidase domain-containing protein, whose amino-acid sequence is MSELNHDPAAGWQSPVPGAVITQLYGPGNTDPGVRHLYRKGYHTGIDFGGVSERTPVLSPSNGTVSLAATNAGYGECVIVERSDGVEVLFGHLCRIDVAVGQRIAAGQAVGGIGTTGVSTGVHLHLEYRRHGEDIDPAPFLHAGQAGQAAAVAEPPALPARVLVNANLRGRLGEDAAVLGVVPAGAAVALRHDAYYPVRWNGRDGWLWGTFLEFAAGDAASPGEQSPAAADVQTAERRGHTTAELNLRAGPGTIHPVLRTLPPGTSVGVLAERGEWLQVQACGTEGYVHRGFVAFGHEPLPEGFLRGRPDFANVPLAPAPSEHLVAPAMTDTERLVAETWNRYGGLLIALSKELCIDPATAVAVLTIEAGGRAFPADGRMIIRFENHIFHDEWGGHAPDAFARHFASGDEQPWQGHLWRPSPAEAWREFHGDQSAEWQVFEFACGLDDTAAKRAISMGAPQIMGFNHAAIGYASVQAMFDAFSCSAQAQLIGFFDFVRGASADSPRLLALQRQDFHAFAALYNGSGQAATYAGMMENVFNAFQRLR
- a CDS encoding zinc ribbon domain-containing protein, giving the protein MPKQSPVPDDLDRPFYDACNEERLVVQHCAVCNRFQFPPRAMCPKCGNRALAWREIAGRGRIVSRVVVYDSPVSRLIPDQPFNVATISLDEEPELTMYSHLPGVPVDEVPIGAAVEVIFETTPVTGQKVPEWRVVS
- a CDS encoding MAC/perforin domain-containing protein → MSDATELNGLEFLGKCYDLLSLDPLNLGGLAKTVNAIDVARAGGGSYEQGSYVVPNGVSLQSPFNTEAKTFRSLVQNSYDFQNEFSSTLELNAGIEGCFEFSTSNSFKEITQASQSRKQVSTYAIVYVQNHVVALDLDGPDEKRISTAFAHAVKGLPGGMGAQAEQRAYSEFIRKFGTHFTRRVSLGGMAYSRVSGLTTKVLASREREDEFTAKAKLEMDIFKSGASLSETRKQLQKSDEENEIERGIVVFRGGIGSMHEIADEWFSGLQERPAPIPAGTELARLSELLTADFFPNDPAIAGKRRSLDEAVDQYIISSGGALDGTIRYGDKVVLYNAPYERGKPLDYQLKLNNTNPNGSAVYMAKVDRSTPNPVATMTVVDPQGRWGAAGQQPHEVMAARETQIGLRVEGGNGSGQRYLSTKPFDSAAQTAIAAFSPNPNDPQCLWSLCVAGEVAGNGTRIARPLVSGDWVSITREDAPARAFLTLNGQPVTPGEQPGLRAVMTGNPWFDHSDGNARRFVIQKVK